Proteins from one Gossypium raimondii isolate GPD5lz chromosome 8, ASM2569854v1, whole genome shotgun sequence genomic window:
- the LOC105793100 gene encoding uncharacterized protein LOC105793100, producing the protein MFNWWNDTSLWLDSVEAKDQVGLLAYICWNLWNSRNRFIFENKNEDPVSIWMKAMREAIEFNQRGSAPAPNSVKINCDASWNPSNQTAGIATVARDSFGKIIQGLNACVQVSSVRVAEALAVRSGAVLAVHRQWSNVALESDNKELMTSLEADLDNCWGSKAIEADIKSLLASVNYVFSFISKSGVAKMTRTLACPFDWVLFPPAGLARLVSNDSVSF; encoded by the coding sequence ATGTTCAATTGGTGGAATGATACCAGTCTATGGCTTGATTCTGTTGAAGCCAAAGATCAAGTGGGACTTCTTGCTTACATTTGTTGGAATCTTTGGAATTCTAGGAATCGATTTATCTTcgaaaacaaaaatgaagatCCTGTCTCCATTTGGATGAAAGCCATGAGGGAAGCTATAGAATTTAACCAACGAGGGTCAGCCCCTGCTCCAAATTCAGTTAAAATCAACTGTGACGCATCTTGGAACCCCTCAAACCAAACAGCGGGAATTGCAACAGTTGCTAGAGACAGTTTTGGGAAAATCATCCAGGGCCTGAATGCTTGTGTTCAAGTGTCCTCTGTTCGGGTTGCTGAAGCGTTGGCGGTACGTTCGGGAGCTGTTTTGGCCGTTCACCGACAATGGTCAAATGTTGCTTTGGAATCGGATAACAAAGAACTTATGACCTCACTTGAAGCGGATCTCGACAACTGTTGGGGATCAAAGGCTATTGAAGCTGATATAAAATCTTTATTAGCCTCTGTTAATTATGTTTTCAGTTTTATCTCTAAATCAGGGGTTGCAAAGATGACTCGAACTTTAGCATGCCCTTTTGATTGGGTTTTGTTTCCACCTGCTGGTCTTGCTCGACTTGTGAGCAATGATTCTGTTTCTTTCTAA
- the LOC105790602 gene encoding rac-like GTP-binding protein ARAC4: MSTASAATAAATSTAQTRFIKCVTVGDGAVGKTCLLISYTTNTFPTDYVPTVFDNFSANVMVDGQTVNLGLWDTAGQEDYNRLRPLSYRGADVFILAFSLISRPSYENVTKKWLPELKHYAPAVPIVLVGTKLDLREDRQFHLDYPGASTISTEQGLELKKQIGALAYIECSSKTQQNVKAVFDGAIKVVVQPPKQKKQKKRPSVCRVL; the protein is encoded by the exons ATGAGTACTGCAAGTGCAGCAACAGCAGCAGCCACATCTACAGCTCAAACAAGATTCATAAAATGTGTTACAGTAGGAGATGGAGCTGTTGGGAAGACTTGTCTCCTTATCTCTTACACTACCAACACTTTTCCAACT GATTATGTTCCTACTGTTTTTGATAACTTTAGTGCCAATGTTATGGTTGATGGGCAGACTGTGAATTTGGGTCTCTGGGATACTGCTG GTCAGGAAGACTATAACAGGTTGAGGCCTCTAAGTTACAGAGGAGCTGATGTGTTTATTCTTGCTTTCTCCCTCATTAGTAGGCCTAGCTATGAGAATGTAACAAAAAAA TGGCTCCCAGAGCTGAAACATTATGCCCCAGCAGTGCCCATTGTTCTTGTGGGAACAAAACTAG ATTTAAGAGAAGATAGACAGTTCCACTTGGACTATCCAGGGGCATCAACTATTTCTACAGAACAG GGTCTTGAACTAAAGAAACAAATAGGAGCACTGGCTTACATAGAGTGCAGCTCCAAGACACAACAG AATGTGAAAGCTGTATTTGATGGTGCAATCAAGGTGGTTGTCCAGCCTCCAAAGCaaaagaagcaaaagaaaagaccAAGTGTATGCCGtgttctttaa